One stretch of Pseudoalteromonas shioyasakiensis DNA includes these proteins:
- the bioB gene encoding biotin synthase BioB, translated as MEHAVVRHDWTHQEVKALFEMPFNDLLFKAASVHRENFNPNEVQISTLLSIKTGACPEDCKYCPQSGHYKTDLDRERLMEVEKVVEQARVAKEKGATRFCMGAAWSDPKERDMPYISKMVKEVKELGLETCMTLGMLDNEKAHALKDAGLDYYNHNLDTSPEYYQQIITTRTYQDRLNTIDNVRDAGMKVCSGGIVGMGEQAADRFGLLMQLANLPQQPESVPINMLVKVKGTPLEDVEDLDHFEFIRTIAVARIMMPKSYVRLSAGRTAMNEQMQSMCFFAGANSIFYGDKLLTTENPEADADMMLIKKLGMNPETREDYSDEAVAASLSSKVADKATSELFYEA; from the coding sequence ATGGAGCACGCAGTTGTCCGTCACGATTGGACTCACCAAGAAGTAAAAGCATTATTCGAAATGCCATTCAATGATTTGTTATTTAAAGCGGCCAGTGTTCACCGTGAAAACTTCAACCCAAATGAAGTACAAATTTCTACTTTGTTATCGATTAAAACCGGTGCTTGCCCAGAAGATTGCAAATATTGTCCTCAGTCAGGTCATTATAAAACAGACCTAGACCGTGAGCGCCTTATGGAAGTAGAAAAAGTGGTTGAACAAGCGCGTGTTGCTAAAGAAAAAGGGGCAACACGTTTTTGTATGGGGGCTGCTTGGTCTGACCCTAAAGAGCGAGATATGCCATATATTTCTAAAATGGTAAAAGAAGTTAAAGAACTTGGGCTTGAGACTTGTATGACACTTGGCATGCTAGATAACGAAAAAGCTCATGCATTAAAAGACGCCGGTCTTGATTACTACAACCATAACCTTGATACATCACCAGAGTATTATCAACAGATCATTACAACACGTACTTATCAAGACCGTTTAAATACCATTGATAATGTACGTGATGCCGGAATGAAAGTGTGTTCAGGTGGTATAGTCGGTATGGGAGAGCAGGCTGCTGATCGTTTTGGTTTATTAATGCAATTAGCAAACTTGCCGCAACAGCCAGAGAGTGTGCCAATTAACATGTTAGTTAAGGTGAAAGGCACACCTCTTGAAGATGTAGAAGACTTAGATCATTTTGAGTTCATTCGTACTATCGCAGTTGCACGTATTATGATGCCTAAAAGTTATGTTCGTTTATCAGCTGGCCGTACTGCGATGAATGAACAAATGCAATCTATGTGTTTCTTTGCTGGTGCTAATTCAATTTTCTACGGTGATAAGTTACTGACTACAGAAAACCCTGAAGCAGACGCTGATATGATGCTGATTAAAAAATTAGGCATGAACCCAGAAACCCGTGAAGATTATTCTGATGAAGCGGTTGCAGCATCGCTTTCTTCAAAAGTTGCCGATAAAGCAACATCAGAACTATTTTACGAAGCGTAA
- a CDS encoding substrate-binding domain-containing protein: MLFRSMKALLLSTTLISAHSAYAIEENINSKPIFIAGSTTVTELLVDIKDDLSQEFGNSIQIRPMGSDKGIKAIAENVIDIGTSSRYLSKEEQQRWPFLRQIIIAQDAIAFFVNKNLNITELTTKKLSDIYQGKLKAWSEVSPYTPELSAKNDEILLFSKGTNHGSFDVFLEYLNLDYIQEPGSNFIRLKIAGNRGLFSDKKVELYDQFNQALGIVQRIPNAIAYDSYGAISKLENDRRINKVALLQIDGVSPSVESIQNGDYAFVRPLVLIVNTQSPRSKKIGNRLDVIVKSHKIQQKLLEFGYLPVKQ; encoded by the coding sequence ATGCTATTTCGCTCTATGAAAGCCCTTTTGCTATCTACAACCCTTATCTCTGCACATAGTGCGTATGCAATTGAAGAAAATATTAATTCGAAACCAATTTTTATTGCAGGCTCAACCACAGTGACAGAATTATTAGTCGATATAAAAGATGACTTAAGCCAAGAGTTTGGCAATAGCATACAAATTAGACCGATGGGCAGTGATAAAGGCATTAAAGCCATTGCCGAAAATGTTATCGATATCGGCACCAGCTCCCGTTATTTATCAAAAGAAGAACAACAACGCTGGCCTTTTTTGCGGCAAATAATCATAGCCCAAGATGCAATCGCATTTTTTGTAAATAAAAACTTAAACATCACTGAACTTACCACTAAAAAGCTAAGCGATATCTACCAAGGTAAACTAAAGGCGTGGTCTGAGGTTTCACCTTATACACCTGAGCTTAGTGCAAAAAATGATGAGATCCTACTTTTTAGTAAAGGCACTAACCATGGCAGCTTTGATGTATTTTTAGAATATCTAAATTTAGATTATATCCAAGAACCTGGCAGTAACTTTATACGCCTAAAAATAGCGGGTAACAGAGGTTTATTTTCAGATAAGAAAGTTGAGCTTTACGATCAGTTCAATCAAGCACTGGGTATAGTGCAGCGTATACCAAATGCCATTGCCTATGATTCATATGGTGCTATCAGTAAATTAGAAAATGACAGACGCATTAATAAGGTTGCTTTACTACAGATTGATGGTGTTAGCCCTTCAGTCGAATCAATTCAAAATGGCGATTATGCCTTTGTTAGGCCTCTTGTGCTTATTGTTAATACACAATCACCACGCTCAAAAAAGATTGGTAATAGGCTCGATGTAATTGTTAAATCACACAAGATACAACAGAAGCTGCTTGAGTTTGGTTACCTTCCGGTAAAACAGTAA
- a CDS encoding GFA family protein produces MYQGSCLCSKVKVTIAGGIDSIIHCHCSLCRKNSGTAYATNGFIQRDGFNLTEGKQHLSAFEFKPGRIRYFCSCCGSPVYSENKDDPSRLRIRLGLLDSDINERPISHNFVSSKANWDTFDAEIPCYDGFEPSRAK; encoded by the coding sequence ATGTATCAAGGAAGTTGTTTGTGCAGCAAAGTAAAAGTAACAATTGCTGGTGGTATAGACTCAATTATTCATTGTCATTGCTCTTTATGTCGTAAAAATTCAGGCACAGCCTACGCAACCAATGGCTTTATTCAACGAGATGGTTTTAACCTCACAGAGGGCAAGCAGCATCTGAGTGCCTTTGAATTTAAACCCGGTAGAATTCGTTATTTTTGTAGCTGCTGTGGATCACCAGTTTATAGTGAGAATAAAGATGACCCAAGCCGTTTACGTATTCGTTTAGGTTTGTTAGATAGCGATATAAACGAGCGTCCGATCAGCCATAACTTTGTAAGTTCTAAAGCAAACTGGGATACGTTTGACGCAGAAATACCATGCTATGATGGTTTTGAACCAAGTAGAGCGAAGTAA
- a CDS encoding methyltransferase domain-containing protein, which produces MIVQLQAATSCQSNKLTTQTKFSRAAANYASHANVQKQAATHLFKMMANKHQQGTCLDLGAGPLVNTAMLKTHFDTVLAMDLSHSMLSTEQSPRCLKVCADMDNLPLQQNTLDCVFSNFAMQWSADFKELLKNLFCSLKIGGKVYLSCVVDGSLKEIKQAFSCIDQQSHINQFHCANKVIEYAKSAGFKLNFAADRCYIDTYNSPLEALRSIKAIGATSLQTKQKRQGLLTRHALNSVCKAYPLVDGHARVSYQVVLLELEK; this is translated from the coding sequence ATGATTGTTCAACTGCAAGCCGCTACAAGTTGTCAAAGTAATAAGCTAACAACACAAACTAAGTTTTCTAGAGCCGCTGCAAATTATGCAAGTCATGCCAATGTTCAAAAACAAGCTGCTACACACTTATTTAAAATGATGGCAAATAAGCATCAGCAGGGTACTTGCCTTGACTTAGGGGCAGGGCCTTTAGTTAACACGGCAATGCTTAAAACACATTTTGATACTGTACTGGCAATGGACTTAAGTCATTCCATGCTAAGCACAGAGCAAAGCCCGCGTTGTTTAAAAGTGTGTGCTGATATGGATAACTTACCTTTACAACAAAATACACTTGATTGTGTATTTAGTAATTTTGCAATGCAATGGTCTGCTGATTTTAAAGAACTGCTTAAAAACCTTTTTTGTTCTTTAAAAATAGGCGGAAAAGTCTATTTAAGTTGCGTTGTAGATGGATCGCTTAAAGAGATTAAACAAGCATTTAGTTGTATAGATCAGCAAAGTCATATTAATCAATTCCATTGTGCTAATAAGGTTATTGAGTATGCAAAATCTGCGGGGTTTAAACTGAATTTTGCTGCCGATAGATGTTACATAGATACCTATAATTCACCCTTAGAAGCCCTGCGTTCGATTAAAGCTATTGGCGCTACATCACTACAAACTAAGCAAAAACGCCAAGGGTTATTAACGAGGCATGCCCTCAATAGTGTTTGTAAGGCATACCCTCTGGTTGATGGGCATGCTAGAGTGAGCTATCAAGTTGTCCTTTTAGAACTAGAAAAATAG
- the htpX gene encoding protease HtpX, whose amino-acid sequence MKRVFLFLLTNLAVMLVLGIVLSIVMSVLGISHRSLGGILVISTVFGFGGSFISLFMSKWMAKKSTGAHVIEQPRSETEQWLVSTVAAQAKKAGIAMPEVAIYDSPEMNAFATGPSKNNSLVAVSTGLLHNMNQDQAEAVLAHEVSHIANGDMVTLTLIQGVVNTFVIFMAKVLAGIVDNFLNSDEEEGGSSWTYFLFDMIFQMLFGVLASVIVAYYSRKREFSADAGAARLVGADKMRSALERLKQNHPSQLEGSMMAFGIASGKGVAQLFSSHPPLDERINALR is encoded by the coding sequence ATGAAGCGTGTATTTTTGTTTCTACTGACTAACTTAGCGGTAATGCTAGTGTTAGGTATTGTGTTGTCTATTGTGATGAGCGTGCTGGGTATTAGCCATCGCAGTCTAGGCGGCATTTTAGTTATTTCAACCGTATTTGGTTTTGGTGGCTCGTTTATTTCGTTATTTATGTCGAAATGGATGGCAAAAAAATCAACCGGTGCACATGTTATTGAACAGCCTCGTTCTGAAACAGAACAATGGTTAGTTTCGACGGTAGCGGCGCAAGCAAAAAAAGCAGGTATCGCGATGCCAGAAGTGGCTATTTACGATAGCCCTGAAATGAACGCATTTGCGACTGGCCCGAGCAAGAACAACTCACTGGTGGCTGTGAGCACCGGTTTATTACACAACATGAACCAAGATCAAGCTGAGGCTGTATTGGCTCATGAGGTATCACACATTGCAAATGGCGATATGGTAACGCTTACTCTTATTCAAGGTGTAGTGAATACCTTTGTTATTTTTATGGCGAAAGTATTAGCAGGTATTGTTGATAACTTCTTAAATAGTGATGAAGAAGAGGGCGGTAGTAGCTGGACTTACTTCTTGTTCGATATGATTTTCCAAATGCTATTTGGTGTTCTAGCAAGTGTGATTGTTGCTTACTATAGCCGTAAACGCGAGTTCTCTGCGGATGCCGGTGCAGCAAGACTTGTAGGTGCAGACAAAATGCGTAGTGCCCTTGAGCGCTTAAAACAAAACCACCCATCACAACTAGAAGGTTCAATGATGGCGTTTGGTATTGCAAGCGGTAAAGGTGTTGCCCAGTTATTCTCATCGCACCCACCACTTGATGAGCGTATTAACGCATTACGTTAA
- a CDS encoding antibiotic biosynthesis monooxygenase gives MAMIANTPKPPYYAVIFTNILSEDTAGYEEVANRMVELAEQQPGYLGMESVRDGLGITVSYWQSLDAIKAWKQNVEHLNAQQLGKDKWYSAFTTRIAKVERDYSL, from the coding sequence ATAGCCATGATAGCGAATACACCTAAACCGCCTTATTACGCCGTAATTTTTACGAATATCTTATCTGAGGATACCGCTGGGTATGAAGAAGTGGCCAATAGAATGGTTGAGCTTGCAGAGCAACAACCAGGGTATTTAGGCATGGAGTCTGTTCGTGATGGTTTGGGTATTACGGTATCGTATTGGCAAAGCTTAGATGCGATAAAAGCCTGGAAACAAAACGTGGAGCACTTAAATGCGCAGCAGCTTGGTAAAGATAAATGGTACAGCGCGTTTACAACGCGTATTGCTAAAGTAGAACGTGATTATTCATTGTGA
- the bioA gene encoding adenosylmethionine--8-amino-7-oxononanoate transaminase produces MINKQPIDLDFDRDHIWHPYTSMTQPLPVYPVSHANANRIFLETGESLIDGMASWWSAIHGYCHPVLNEAITKQVSKMSHVMFGGLTHEPAVELCKKLVSMTPASLDKVFLADSGSVSVEVAIKMALQYWLSQGYTSKQKLMTPLKGYHGDTFAAMSVCDPINSMHSMYSGFLPEHVFVPAPISKFNEEFSPAEADTLESFFAAHHQDVAAFIIEPIVQNAGGMNFYHPDYLKHLRILCDKYDVLLICDEIATGFGRTGTLFAVEHANIEPDILCIGKALTGGMMTLSATLTTSKVAVGISEGEAGVLMHGPTFMGNPLACATACASIDLLLEQPWQEQIEHINDVLTSQLTKCKQLDAVVDVRTLGAIGVVELNQNVDVAKIQRFFIEQGVWIRPFGKLIYLMPPYISNEQSLTKLCDAIFAAIEQQAY; encoded by the coding sequence ATGATTAATAAACAACCAATAGATTTAGATTTTGATCGTGACCATATTTGGCACCCTTATACTTCTATGACTCAACCCCTTCCCGTGTATCCAGTAAGTCATGCAAATGCAAATCGTATTTTCTTAGAAACAGGTGAAAGCCTAATAGATGGTATGGCCTCTTGGTGGAGTGCAATTCATGGTTACTGCCACCCTGTTTTAAATGAGGCAATCACCAAGCAAGTTAGCAAAATGAGCCATGTCATGTTTGGTGGCTTAACTCATGAGCCCGCTGTTGAGCTGTGTAAAAAGTTGGTAAGTATGACACCTGCTTCACTTGATAAAGTGTTCTTAGCCGATAGTGGCTCTGTGAGTGTTGAAGTCGCAATCAAAATGGCTTTGCAATACTGGTTAAGCCAAGGATACACCAGCAAGCAAAAGTTAATGACGCCGCTAAAGGGTTATCATGGCGACACCTTCGCAGCCATGAGCGTTTGTGATCCAATAAATTCAATGCACAGCATGTATTCAGGGTTTTTACCTGAACATGTTTTTGTGCCGGCTCCTATTTCTAAATTTAATGAAGAGTTTAGCCCTGCTGAAGCGGATACGCTTGAAAGCTTTTTTGCAGCTCATCATCAAGATGTGGCTGCTTTTATCATTGAACCCATTGTTCAAAATGCCGGAGGCATGAATTTTTACCATCCTGATTACTTAAAACACCTGCGCATTCTTTGCGATAAGTATGATGTTTTACTTATTTGTGATGAAATCGCCACAGGGTTTGGCCGCACCGGTACCTTGTTTGCTGTTGAACATGCCAATATCGAGCCAGATATTTTATGTATTGGCAAAGCATTAACAGGTGGCATGATGACGCTATCAGCAACATTAACCACCAGCAAAGTCGCTGTTGGGATCAGTGAAGGTGAAGCCGGCGTATTAATGCATGGCCCAACGTTTATGGGTAACCCGCTTGCCTGTGCCACAGCCTGCGCGAGTATTGATTTACTACTAGAGCAACCTTGGCAAGAACAAATTGAACACATAAATGACGTGCTAACATCCCAACTTACTAAATGTAAGCAACTCGATGCAGTCGTTGATGTGCGCACATTAGGCGCTATTGGTGTTGTAGAGCTTAATCAAAATGTTGATGTAGCTAAAATTCAACGCTTTTTTATAGAGCAAGGTGTTTGGATCCGCCCATTTGGCAAGTTAATTTATTTAATGCCGCCATATATAAGCAATGAACAAAGCCTAACGAAATTATGTGATGCTATTTTTGCAGCCATTGAACAACAAGCGTATTGA
- the bioD gene encoding dethiobiotin synthase, with product MKEFFITGTDTDSGKTHVTSLLLNLLAQHKQRAVGFKPIAAGAEEAFGQLVNDDALTLMESSSIGVKYNIVNPFTYEPPIAPHIAAAQVGDRLTFDKLDAAYANVKALNTDYILTEGAGGWCLPINETDLLCDWVKSQDLHVILVVGLKLGCLNHALLTASHFKALGVNCVGWIANHVDPNMREQDANLETLKSTLPFPLLAISPYTEGTPKLKIYKTLLEILSINP from the coding sequence ATGAAAGAATTTTTTATCACTGGTACAGACACCGATTCTGGAAAAACCCATGTAACCAGTTTGTTGTTAAACTTGCTGGCGCAACATAAACAGCGTGCCGTTGGTTTTAAACCTATTGCTGCAGGTGCAGAAGAAGCATTTGGTCAGCTTGTTAACGATGATGCTTTAACTTTAATGGAAAGCTCATCGATTGGGGTTAAATATAACATTGTTAACCCCTTTACTTATGAGCCACCAATTGCACCGCATATTGCCGCTGCTCAAGTAGGCGATAGACTCACATTTGACAAGCTCGATGCTGCTTATGCGAATGTAAAAGCACTCAATACTGATTATATTCTTACAGAAGGTGCTGGTGGCTGGTGTTTGCCTATCAACGAAACTGATTTGCTCTGTGATTGGGTTAAATCACAAGACCTTCATGTTATTTTAGTGGTTGGCTTGAAGCTAGGCTGCCTTAATCATGCTTTATTAACTGCTAGTCACTTTAAAGCACTTGGTGTCAATTGTGTGGGTTGGATTGCAAATCATGTAGATCCTAATATGCGTGAGCAAGACGCAAATTTAGAAACCTTAAAATCAACATTACCTTTCCCGCTTTTAGCGATTAGTCCTTATACAGAAGGCACTCCTAAGTTAAAAATTTACAAAACCTTACTTGAAATTTTATCTATCAACCCATAA
- a CDS encoding DUF3859 domain-containing protein, giving the protein MAKAKPIISIESYGIYSHWDAKEKDLPQITEFTTDVPAQLDIEFGFIVNIKKAKGQKIKFCVYHPDIPDEDGEIIPPFEGEQYVKTNDWQFYLGDTIWAPVDNKVGIWRMTIELNGHIIADKSFNLLKEAEGTATDFWKHRGY; this is encoded by the coding sequence ATGGCAAAAGCCAAACCAATTATCAGTATTGAAAGTTACGGCATTTACAGCCATTGGGATGCAAAAGAGAAAGACCTGCCTCAAATCACCGAGTTTACAACAGACGTTCCGGCACAGTTAGATATTGAATTTGGTTTTATTGTTAACATTAAAAAGGCCAAAGGACAAAAAATAAAGTTTTGCGTTTACCATCCAGATATCCCAGATGAAGATGGCGAGATCATACCACCATTTGAGGGCGAACAGTACGTTAAAACAAACGATTGGCAGTTTTATTTAGGTGATACTATATGGGCACCTGTTGATAATAAAGTTGGCATTTGGCGCATGACTATTGAGTTAAATGGTCATATAATTGCCGATAAATCCTTTAACTTATTAAAGGAAGCCGAAGGTACAGCCACTGATTTTTGGAAGCATCGCGGCTATTAA
- a CDS encoding ATP-binding protein, producing the protein MKQVFILRGLPGSGKSYYAQSLADELVAGNESDYVVCATDDYFYNSEGVYQFDKYKLPEYHNLNLARFINALAEEIPLVIVDNTNIKKWEFIAYAQAATALGYQVKEVIVGEIKDKSLQHLYAKRCEHKVPLRMISKMAYMFEW; encoded by the coding sequence ATGAAACAAGTTTTTATTCTTCGCGGCTTACCAGGTTCAGGTAAATCATATTATGCACAAAGCCTTGCTGATGAGTTGGTAGCAGGTAATGAAAGTGACTATGTAGTGTGCGCAACAGATGATTATTTTTACAATAGCGAAGGTGTATATCAATTTGATAAGTACAAGCTACCTGAATATCATAATCTAAACCTTGCGCGCTTTATTAATGCTTTAGCAGAAGAAATTCCGCTAGTGATTGTTGATAACACCAATATCAAAAAGTGGGAATTTATCGCTTACGCACAAGCTGCCACTGCATTGGGTTATCAAGTAAAAGAAGTCATCGTTGGTGAAATTAAAGATAAATCATTGCAGCATCTTTACGCCAAGCGCTGTGAACATAAAGTACCGCTTCGAATGATCAGTAAAATGGCATATATGTTTGAATGGTAA
- a CDS encoding 8-amino-7-oxononanoate synthase, which yields MAFDFIAEHLEERQADALLRQRQLVEQSSGRFIKAAGKQYLNFASNDYLGFADDFIEIQAQQLGSHSSALVNGYNKAQQQLEQRLCKLLGFESAMLFNSGFSANSSVLKALFQDKSVAQSSAIFQDKLNHASLIDGGLHSAAAMVRFNHNDLKHLESRLQKSKAKHKLIVSEGVFSMDGDKAPIEELFKLAKQYDAWLMIDDAHGFGVLGEQGLGSCEAIKPDLLIITFGKALASSGACLLASKQMVDYMLQYNREYIYSTAMSPLMASCTLERLEKLIKADEKRSQLIENIAYFRVLAKEHNLALMESTTAIQPLVLGDAEHTLAVANKLKEKGVWLTAIRPPTVPYNTARLRITLSSAHQPDDIKQLVDSLVECL from the coding sequence ATGGCTTTCGATTTTATTGCCGAGCATCTTGAAGAGCGTCAAGCAGATGCATTACTGAGACAGCGTCAACTTGTTGAGCAATCAAGCGGGCGTTTTATAAAAGCTGCTGGTAAACAATATTTAAATTTTGCCAGTAATGACTACCTTGGCTTTGCTGATGATTTTATCGAAATACAAGCGCAGCAACTAGGTAGCCACAGTTCTGCTCTAGTGAATGGCTATAATAAAGCGCAGCAACAGCTTGAACAGCGTTTATGCAAGCTATTAGGCTTTGAAAGCGCGATGTTATTTAATAGCGGATTTAGTGCTAATAGCAGCGTATTAAAAGCATTGTTTCAAGATAAAAGCGTGGCGCAATCATCGGCAATTTTTCAAGATAAGCTCAATCATGCCAGCTTAATTGATGGCGGCCTTCATTCTGCCGCTGCTATGGTGCGTTTTAATCATAACGACCTAAAGCATTTAGAATCTCGGCTACAAAAGTCAAAAGCAAAGCATAAACTCATTGTGAGTGAAGGGGTGTTTTCAATGGATGGTGATAAAGCCCCCATTGAAGAACTGTTTAAACTTGCTAAACAATACGATGCGTGGCTCATGATTGACGACGCCCATGGCTTTGGCGTATTGGGTGAGCAAGGCTTAGGAAGTTGTGAGGCAATCAAGCCAGATTTATTAATTATCACCTTTGGAAAGGCACTTGCAAGTAGTGGTGCTTGCCTGCTTGCGTCAAAACAAATGGTTGATTACATGCTGCAGTATAATCGTGAATACATCTATTCAACAGCGATGTCACCATTGATGGCAAGTTGTACGCTTGAGCGACTTGAAAAGTTAATTAAGGCTGATGAGAAACGCTCTCAGCTTATAGAGAATATTGCCTACTTTAGAGTGCTTGCTAAAGAGCATAACTTAGCATTAATGGAATCAACAACGGCTATACAACCTTTGGTTCTAGGTGATGCAGAACATACACTTGCCGTTGCGAATAAGCTCAAAGAAAAAGGCGTATGGTTAACTGCTATTCGACCACCCACGGTACCTTATAATACGGCACGACTTAGGATCACCTTAAGTAGCGCGCATCAACCTGACGATATAAAACAGCTGGTTGATTCGCTAGTGGAGTGTTTATGA
- the asnS gene encoding asparagine--tRNA ligase, with protein MSHLAISELLKGKVAVDSQVTVKGWIRTRRDSKAGISFLAVHDGSCFDPIQAVVPNSLNNYDEVTRLTAGCSVSVTGILVPSAGQGQSFEIQANSVEVLGWVENPDTYPMSAKRHSIEYLREHAHLRPRTNIMGAVTRVRNCLAQAIHRFYHEQGFYWISTPIITASDCEGAGEMFRVSTLDMQNLPRTDKGDIDYSEDFFGKEAFLTVSGQLNGETYASAMSKIYTFGPTFRAENSNTSRHLAEFWMVEPEVAFADLEDIAKLAEDMLKYVFNAVLTERRDDMEFFAQRVEKTAISRLEEFVTKDFAQVDYTDAIEILKACGKKFEFAVEWGVDLQSEHERYLAEEHFNAPVVIKNYPRDIKAFYMRQNEDGKTVAAMDVVAPGIGEIIGGSQREERLDVLDKRLEEMGLDKEDYSWYRDLRKYGTVPHSGFGLGFERLVAYVTGMGNVRDVIAFPRTKGSATY; from the coding sequence ATGAGCCATTTAGCGATTTCAGAGCTATTAAAAGGCAAGGTTGCGGTAGACAGCCAAGTAACAGTAAAAGGCTGGATCCGTACACGCCGCGATTCAAAAGCAGGAATTTCATTTTTAGCCGTTCATGACGGTTCGTGTTTTGATCCTATTCAAGCGGTAGTACCTAATTCACTCAATAATTATGATGAAGTCACACGTTTAACTGCTGGTTGTTCAGTCTCTGTAACCGGTATCCTTGTTCCTTCAGCAGGCCAAGGTCAGTCTTTCGAGATTCAGGCTAACTCTGTTGAAGTATTAGGTTGGGTTGAGAACCCAGATACTTACCCTATGTCAGCTAAACGTCACAGCATTGAGTATTTACGTGAACATGCGCACCTTCGCCCTCGTACTAACATTATGGGCGCAGTAACTCGTGTACGTAACTGTTTAGCACAAGCGATTCACCGTTTTTATCACGAACAAGGTTTCTACTGGATCAGCACGCCTATTATCACTGCAAGTGACTGTGAAGGTGCAGGTGAAATGTTCCGTGTATCTACTTTAGATATGCAAAACTTGCCACGCACAGATAAAGGTGACATCGATTACAGCGAAGATTTCTTCGGTAAAGAAGCGTTCTTAACTGTATCTGGTCAGTTAAATGGTGAGACATATGCATCTGCAATGTCAAAAATCTATACCTTTGGCCCTACTTTCCGTGCTGAGAACTCAAACACATCGCGTCACTTAGCAGAGTTTTGGATGGTTGAACCTGAAGTTGCGTTCGCAGATTTAGAAGATATCGCAAAACTTGCTGAAGACATGCTGAAATATGTTTTCAATGCAGTATTAACTGAACGTCGTGATGACATGGAATTCTTTGCACAACGTGTAGAGAAAACAGCTATCTCTCGTTTAGAAGAGTTCGTTACAAAAGATTTCGCTCAAGTCGATTACACTGATGCTATCGAAATCTTAAAAGCATGCGGCAAGAAGTTCGAGTTCGCTGTTGAATGGGGTGTAGATTTACAATCTGAGCACGAGCGTTACCTTGCTGAAGAGCACTTTAACGCACCAGTAGTTATCAAAAATTACCCGCGTGATATAAAAGCGTTCTACATGCGTCAAAACGAAGACGGCAAAACAGTGGCAGCGATGGATGTCGTTGCGCCGGGTATCGGTGAAATCATCGGCGGCTCTCAACGCGAGGAGCGCCTAGATGTACTAGACAAACGTTTAGAAGAAATGGGCTTAGATAAAGAAGACTACAGCTGGTACCGTGATCTGCGTAAATACGGTACTGTTCCACACTCTGGTTTTGGTTTAGGTTTTGAGCGCTTAGTTGCTTATGTAACAGGTATGGGCAACGTTCGTGACGTTATCGCCTTCCCTCGTACAAAAGGCAGCGCGACTTACTAA
- a CDS encoding GNAT family N-acetyltransferase, with amino-acid sequence MSNHDDLAFDLRPIRHKDCQAIWGILKDPHVQSFNDYSSDITKGDVYDFIQGDIERFYNQQGIRLVIVLRSSGQVIGSVGLFNIINGQGMLGFELSSQFFGKGIMQKVLEMLFEKLTTFVATPLNSVVALVNPNNSASIKLLKKCGFQNHEAHWIKYIN; translated from the coding sequence GTGTCAAACCACGATGACTTAGCCTTTGACTTACGTCCCATTCGTCATAAAGATTGTCAAGCGATTTGGGGTATTTTAAAAGATCCCCATGTTCAATCGTTTAATGATTACAGTAGTGACATAACGAAAGGTGACGTATATGACTTTATTCAAGGCGACATAGAACGTTTTTATAATCAACAAGGCATTCGTTTAGTTATTGTTTTAAGAAGTAGTGGGCAAGTTATTGGCAGTGTTGGCCTATTTAACATAATTAACGGGCAAGGTATGTTGGGATTTGAATTGTCATCGCAATTCTTTGGCAAGGGGATAATGCAAAAGGTATTAGAAATGCTATTTGAAAAACTGACTACCTTTGTAGCGACTCCGCTTAACAGTGTGGTGGCTTTAGTTAATCCAAATAATAGTGCAAGTATTAAGCTGTTAAAAAAATGCGGCTTTCAAAATCATGAAGCTCACTGGATAAAGTACATTAACTAA